One segment of Nostoc piscinale CENA21 DNA contains the following:
- a CDS encoding DUF6174 domain-containing protein, translating into MRSPIVIGTGLLVSIILNAQVFAQSTVNLPQITAQNSSQQILNQNNKKTSSGIITLQRTACFGACPIYKITIFPDGRVVYEGERFVKVVGKRTARISPQAVRKLVAEFNKVNYFSLSDSYQGGRTDAPSAITSLTIGKRQKTVNHYLGSPNAPQALTALENKIDTVVNSQRWVGSKNEQTPNPNDANSTQLKVNRQLWNQQRLNNYRFTFSRSCFCVPKATQPVVITVRNGQVASIKAVNNNEPVDAELFQQYNSIPKLFGIIDDAIAKKASGLNVKYDPQFGYPTQINIDYNQQIADEELYLTISNLEPLR; encoded by the coding sequence ATGCGATCGCCTATCGTAATCGGTACAGGGTTGCTTGTATCTATAATTTTGAATGCCCAAGTATTCGCACAATCTACAGTTAATTTGCCACAAATAACTGCCCAGAACTCTTCGCAACAAATCTTAAATCAAAATAATAAAAAGACAAGCTCAGGAATTATTACTCTGCAAAGAACAGCGTGCTTTGGTGCTTGTCCTATTTATAAAATTACGATATTTCCTGATGGCAGAGTTGTCTACGAAGGAGAGCGATTTGTTAAAGTTGTAGGAAAAAGAACTGCCAGAATTAGTCCCCAAGCAGTAAGAAAATTAGTTGCAGAATTTAATAAGGTAAACTATTTCTCGTTATCTGATAGCTACCAAGGCGGACGGACAGATGCACCTTCTGCAATTACTTCTTTAACTATTGGTAAACGTCAGAAAACTGTTAATCATTATCTCGGCTCACCCAATGCACCACAAGCACTAACAGCTTTAGAAAATAAAATTGATACTGTTGTAAATTCTCAACGTTGGGTTGGTTCCAAAAATGAACAAACACCAAATCCAAATGATGCAAATTCCACTCAACTCAAAGTTAATCGTCAATTGTGGAATCAGCAAAGGCTAAATAACTATCGCTTTACATTTAGCCGGAGTTGTTTCTGTGTACCCAAAGCAACACAACCAGTAGTAATTACAGTGCGTAATGGTCAAGTTGCTTCTATTAAAGCTGTCAACAATAATGAGCCAGTTGATGCAGAACTTTTCCAACAATATAATTCCATTCCGAAACTGTTTGGCATAATTGATGATGCGATCGCCAAAAAAGCATCAGGTCTCAACGTCAAATATGATCCGCAATTTGGCTACCCAACACAAATTAATATTGATTACAACCAACAAATTGCTGATGAAGAACTATATCTGACTATTAGCAATCTTGAACCGTTGAGATGA